The following are encoded together in the Bicyclus anynana chromosome 2, ilBicAnyn1.1, whole genome shotgun sequence genome:
- the LOC128198960 gene encoding chitin deacetylase 8-like encodes MVLYRSLLGNRRSSNNCPVAATFFVNHEYTDYTLVNELYNAGHEIALHSITHQVPTDYWRDADYATMMREIGDQRSQIAHFANIPINTVHGVRLPFLQMSGNASFQMMASAGLTYDISWPTNALREPGLWPYTLNFRSTQDCVIPPCPTASIPGPWVIPMITWTDLQGLPCSMVDNCFHHPHGADQEGWFQFIMRNFQRHYNGNRAPFGFYVHEWFVRINPGLRFALERFLDFLSNLDDAFMVNAKEVANWVQNPVSVNNYRQRPCRSHVRAPCSATFCGPLRAPADNKNYYMQVCSRCPRVYPWINNPLGL; translated from the exons ATGGTGCTATACCGCAGCTTACTCGGGAATCGTCGGAGCTCCAACAACTGTCCTGTTGCGGCCACCTTCTTCGTGAACCACGAATACACCGACTACACTCTGGTCAACGAGCTGTACAATGCTGGCCATGAAATCGCTCTCCATTCCATCACTCATCAAGTCCCGACCGACTATTGGAGGGATGCTGACTACGCCACCATGATGAGAGAGATTGGTGACCAACGAAGTCAGATTGCTCATTTTGCGAATATTCCCATTAACACTGTCCACg GTGTTCGTTTACCGTTCCTCCAAATGTCTGGAAATGCTTCCTTCCAAATGATGGCCAGTGCCGGACTTACTTACGACATAAGTTGGCCCACcaacgcccttagagagccgggTTTATGGCCTTATACCCTCAACTTTAGATCGACTCAAGACTGTGTAATCCCTCCGTGCCCAACTGCATCAATTCCTGGTCCATGGGTCATTCCCATGATCACCTGGACTGATTTGCAAGGACTACCCTGCTCAATGGTCGACAATTGTTTCCACCA CCCTCACGGAGCGGATCAAGAAGGCTGGTTCCAGTTCATCATGCGCAACTTCCAGAGACACTATAACGGAAACCGTGCGCCTTTCGGCTTCTACGTACACGAATGGTTCGTCCGGATCAATCCTGGCCTCAGATTTGCGTTGGAGCGATTCTTAGATTTCCTCAGCAACCTCGATGATGCATTCATG gTCAACGCCAAGGAAGTGGCTAACTGGGTGCAGAACCCTGTCTCAGTCAACAATTACCGTCAGAGACCATGCAGGAGCCATGTGCGTGCCCCATGCAGCGCCACCTTCTGCGGACCCTTGCGCGCTCCTGCCGACAAC aaaaactaCTACATGCAGGTGTGCAGCAGATGCCCGCGAGTCTACCCCTGGATTAACAACCCCCTTGGATTGTAA